The stretch of DNA CTTATCTAATTTAGCCACTTCTTATGCTGAAGCAATCATTGCATCGGgattaaaatttgatattttatttggtcCTGCTTATAAGGGGATCCCCTTGGCAGCTATAACTGTGGCTAAATTAGCTGAATTAGACCCAATAAATTATGGTGATATTGGTTATTCATTTaacagaaaagaaaagaaagatcaTGGGGAAGGTGGATCAATTGTTGGATGTAGTttgaaagataaaaaaatcttGATCATTGATGATGTGATCACTGCTGGAACTGCTATCAATGAAGcatttgaaatcattggTAACGAAAAAGGTCAAGTTGTTGGTTGTATCATTGCTTTGGATAGACAAGAAACTACTGCTACTGATCCAACCAAATCTGCTACACAAGCTGTTTCTGAAAGATACCAAATTCcagttttatcaattgttaaTTTGGGTGAAGTTATAAGTATCTTGAACGGtaaaattaatgatgaagatttaaAATCCATTGAACAATATAGAAGTAAATATGGTGCTTAAACGTGTACCTATAAGCAAACACACGCACAAACAcatatgtatatatatacagCCAAAAACAGTAGATATAAAATCATCAagtatttattataaattatacaGCTACTGAACCCATTTAACCTCttattttcattactttcttttttgggATTTTCGGAACATTCGGTTTACCAGCAGCTGGAGTTTCTGGTTCTGGATCATAAATGTGTTTTGTCATTGGATGTTTCAATGTCAAATTTGAATGTATAGGCACTATAGTATTCATTTTAAATCCTTTAACTTTAGGAATTTCTTCTGGTTggaattcattttcaaattcaggTGGACGAGGAACACCACTTTTTGGACCAATTGATTCTAATGTAGTTGGATGTTCACTTAAATATTCGGCAATAacattaaataaaactctttttgtttgtaaTTTTGGATTAATGAGTTTCCCATTATCGAAAACAGCTTTAAACAACACTTTTACTCTACCGGGGTTACCAAAATCTTGTGGATGAGTTTTATCTAATTCTAAAAACACTGGCAACCCAAGTCTCCTGCAAGTATCGGAAATGGTTGTTGCTAATGGATTCTCCACTGCCCTATCAATACTGACTCTTCTACCTTGTTTATGGGAACGATTTATATCAAAATAACACGGATatatgatttgaaattgatcaaattgtttcttttcttcttctgtaAACGAATTAGGATCCATTATTCCATTTCTACTAGATGCTTGTTTCGGTGGAGGTTGCACTTGATTCAAAGGAATGTTTGGAAATAATGATGGTTCTGAATCTTGAGAACGTACTACTGTTGGCTCTGGTCTTTTTGGTGCTATTGGTGTAGTCAAACTTGGATCAAATTCAGCAATATCCATGTCCATATTGTCGatgtcatcatcatcaacttcCTCTAATACTGGccttttattatttgacaTTGTATAATGTTTGTATGAGTTAATATAGTAAGTTGTGTCTTGGATAGGCTTTCTTTCGTTGAAATGTTAAtgtagaaaaaaaaaaaaaaactgatgaaaaaaaaaaaagacctACACAGAGTCACGTGATATAACAATTTCCGCTACGACGGTTTCCTGTTTTTTGCATAAATTTTGGTTGTATTGACACTACTTCCGAaaggaaaacaaaaatttctGCCATTTCCCAATTTAATTCCGAATTCAGATTAATTTTGACTAATTTCAAAGAGAAAACTGTGGATTACAGATATACATTTATTTAAGtcatttttcttattaatttataGCTCCTGGTGGTTGGCAGTCAAATACctaaaattatttttccCTCCcattttaaataaaaaaaaaagccaTAGTAGTAATActtacaagaaaaagatggaagaaatatttaaattaacAATGGATGAACCATCTGAAAACTCAACTCAcatttcatcaacatctCAAATACTACAAGATTGTTTACTGATTATTGAATCACCTTCTCACGATTCTTATAAATCTTCTGATTCAAACAGTCCAGtatcaacaaaaagtaATAATTATAGTGATCATCCAGATATACTatatttccaaaaaatcaaacagaAGAATCATTTCAAGTTtcataaatcaaaatttcaagCAAAGTGgaatattgataaagtGAATAGTTCCAAaatgaattcaaattttgatcCTTACGATTTAAGCTCACTTTTAGCGAGGTTGAAAACATTTAATTCCTTAAATTGGAAATCGATAGACGACTCGTCTATAAATGAGTTGAAATGTGCCATAAATGGATGGAAATGTGTATCGTTTGGGGTAAAGGAAACTAAAAACCATTTGTTGTGTACATATTgtaatcaacaattgattttaaaatttgaatctAATGATTTGCACAATGGAAATTCCACTATTGTGGAAACACCATTTGATTTCCAATATTTAAGTGGGAAAACATTTGATGAatcatttcaaaaaaaattagttgAGTTATATACAAAGCAGATTGAAAATACTGGACATGGACCCAATTGTTTatggaaaaattttgaaacacCAATTGAAGAAGTATACCATTTAAGACAATATTTACCTAAtaccaatcaatttttaattcaagAATATTGCAAGaatttaaagaatttaatTGACAATACATTAATTTTACAAGAATATTCTGATACTTTTACAAGTGAGTTTCTCCAACTGCAAgtaaataatgatgattttattcACGTTTCCAATGAATGGTTAATGGCG from Candida albicans SC5314 chromosome R, complete sequence encodes:
- the URA5 gene encoding orotate phosphoribosyltransferase (Putative orotate phosphoribosyltransferase; protein abundance is affected by URA3 expression in the CAI-4 strain background; flucytosine induced; protein level decreased in stationary phase cultures); protein product: MASYKSSFLQLALDSQALKFGKFTLKSGRESPYFFNLGLFNTGKLLSNLATSYAEAIIASGLKFDILFGPAYKGIPLAAITVAKLAELDPINYGDIGYSFNRKEKKDHGEGGSIVGCSLKDKKILIIDDVITAGTAINEAFEIIGNEKGQVVGCIIALDRQETTATDPTKSATQAVSERYQIPVLSIVNLGEVISILNGKINDEDLKSIEQYRSKYGA
- the SEC65 gene encoding RNA-binding signal recognition particle subunit (Component of the protein-targeting Signal Recognition Particle (SRP); similar to mammalian Srp19; functional homolog of S. cerevisiae Sec65; Tbf1-induced), giving the protein MSNNKRPVLEEVDDDDIDNMDMDIAEFDPSLTTPIAPKRPEPTVVRSQDSEPSLFPNIPLNQVQPPPKQASSRNGIMDPNSFTEEEKKQFDQFQIIYPCYFDINRSHKQGRRVSIDRAVENPLATTISDTCRRLGLPVFLELDKTHPQDFGNPGRVKVLFKAVFDNGKLINPKLQTKRVLFNVIAEYLSEHPTTLESIGPKSGVPRPPEFENEFQPEEIPKVKGFKMNTIVPIHSNLTLKHPMTKHIYDPEPETPAAGKPNVPKIPKKKVMKIRG
- a CDS encoding uncharacterized protein (Has domain(s) with predicted zinc ion binding activity and nucleus localization) — its product is MEEIFKLTMDEPSENSTHISSTSQILQDCLSIIESPSHDSYKSSDSNSPVSTKSNNYSDHPDILYFQKIKQKNHFKFHKSKFQAKWNIDKVNSSKMNSNFDPYDLSSLLARLKTFNSLNWKSIDDSSINELKCAINGWKCVSFGVKETKNHLLCTYCNQQLILKFESNDLHNGNSTIVETPFDFQYLSGKTFDESFQKKLVELYTKQIENTGHGPNCLWKNFETPIEEVYHLRQYLPNTNQFLIQEYCKNLKNLIDNTLILQEYSDTFTSEFLQSQVNNDDFIHVSNEWLMAKFFRDNKENFSAGLAYNIPSWIYQLALHGWALNVQSYARDIILVMSCNMCNQRVFLNSDHSSNHQECSTHLKLSSSKILTPVKYAMSGTQNNDNTEFDTIVESKFDPRTQHKPWCAYLHNNLPAYFYQMLVQSKTNIGPVGEYIYDSSLMDIDTSIDSNQPPTRKRKNSFTVNEGLERLSKLRKLYLIDE